A genomic region of Mycobacteriales bacterium contains the following coding sequences:
- a CDS encoding maleylpyruvate isomerase family mycothiol-dependent enzyme: MTEQANAPTERAHATTARRPALDRHVAMRLAATEYERVSVQLASLSPEDWTRPSGCPPWDVRALATHALGMAQMAASLREQLRQMRKAKRAGGIFIDALTGLQVDEHRDLSPQQVRDRLRQVGPRAAKARRRTPGLVRRRTMPDEQPLGGRPDSGTERWTFGYLVDVILTRDPWMHRTDIAAATGRPLELTAEHDGVLVADVVQEWAARHGSPCRLILTGPAGGSWTFGAGGPEMGLDAVEFCRILAGRGSGEGLLATEVPF; the protein is encoded by the coding sequence ATGACCGAGCAAGCGAATGCGCCCACCGAGCGCGCGCACGCGACCACTGCACGCCGTCCCGCGCTCGACCGCCACGTCGCGATGCGCCTGGCGGCGACCGAGTACGAACGGGTATCTGTCCAGCTGGCGTCGCTGTCGCCTGAGGACTGGACCAGGCCGAGCGGCTGCCCGCCGTGGGACGTGCGCGCGTTGGCGACGCATGCCCTCGGGATGGCGCAGATGGCCGCCTCGCTGCGCGAGCAGCTGCGCCAGATGCGCAAGGCCAAGCGGGCCGGCGGCATCTTCATCGACGCACTGACCGGGCTCCAGGTCGACGAGCACCGCGACCTGTCACCGCAGCAGGTCCGCGACCGGCTCCGTCAGGTCGGGCCGCGCGCCGCGAAGGCACGACGGCGTACGCCCGGCCTCGTCCGGCGGAGAACCATGCCGGACGAGCAGCCGCTCGGCGGTCGGCCGGACAGCGGCACCGAACGCTGGACGTTCGGCTACCTCGTCGACGTCATCCTCACCCGCGACCCGTGGATGCACCGGACCGACATCGCCGCGGCAACCGGGCGGCCGCTCGAACTCACCGCCGAGCACGACGGGGTGCTCGTCGCGGACGTCGTCCAGGAGTGGGCCGCGCGGCACGGCTCCCCGTGCAGGCTCATCCTGACCGGCCCGGCCGGCGGCAGTTGGACGTTCGGCGCCGGCGGTCCCGAGATGGGGCTCGACGCCGTCGAGTTCTGCCGGATCCTTGCCGGGCGCGGCTCCGGCGAGGGGCTGCTCGCGACCGAGGTCCCCTTCTGA
- a CDS encoding DUF4349 domain-containing protein: protein MGTLTEQDLRSLLAEAADGYPVPEDGPVEVLDAIVEESAVVPLLRRRPVQLSAAAAVAAVGLALGLGLFAGNADDRVGQLAGAARPPVPAGGDEQRAEPVPEAPDVARQRSGSAAGPEGRALHGALQPEDGSAAATKLTGAAREVAAAPGQAAAPGRAPAPAAPVAADGSRILRTGAVALVVEDGRVTAVLTEVRRLAGAAGGDIAATKTQESGPTPSGSVTLRVPVEQFESLVEQVRSLDAQVRSATTSGQDITAQYADVEAQIRTLRAARERFLDILSRARSIGDVLAVQQRVDDVTGKIDQLEGQRRVLADQSELATLEVSVTEADDPLVKGAQPDTGLSKAFADAWHGFTTGVEALIRLSGRAILLVLCLAVAVVAVRLGWRIWRRRLV from the coding sequence ATGGGGACGCTGACCGAGCAGGACCTGCGCTCGCTGCTGGCCGAGGCCGCCGACGGCTACCCCGTTCCCGAGGACGGCCCGGTGGAGGTGCTGGACGCGATCGTCGAAGAGAGTGCGGTGGTGCCGCTGCTGCGGCGGCGCCCGGTGCAGCTGTCGGCCGCAGCCGCAGTTGCCGCTGTCGGGCTGGCTCTGGGTCTCGGCCTGTTCGCCGGGAACGCCGACGACCGGGTGGGGCAGCTTGCCGGCGCCGCGCGGCCGCCCGTCCCGGCAGGCGGCGACGAGCAGCGCGCCGAACCGGTTCCCGAGGCGCCGGACGTCGCGCGGCAGCGGAGCGGCTCGGCCGCGGGCCCCGAGGGCCGCGCCCTGCACGGCGCCCTGCAACCAGAGGACGGCTCCGCCGCGGCGACCAAACTCACCGGCGCCGCCCGCGAGGTCGCCGCCGCACCGGGTCAGGCCGCCGCACCGGGTCGGGCGCCGGCACCGGCCGCGCCGGTCGCCGCCGACGGCAGCCGCATCCTCAGGACCGGCGCCGTCGCGCTCGTCGTCGAGGACGGCCGGGTCACCGCCGTGCTCACCGAGGTGCGACGGCTGGCAGGTGCGGCCGGTGGTGACATCGCCGCCACCAAGACGCAGGAGTCCGGGCCGACGCCGTCCGGATCCGTGACCCTGCGGGTGCCGGTCGAGCAGTTCGAGTCGCTGGTCGAACAGGTGCGTTCGCTGGATGCCCAGGTGCGCAGCGCGACGACGAGCGGCCAGGACATCACGGCGCAGTACGCCGACGTGGAGGCGCAGATCCGCACGCTGCGCGCCGCCCGTGAACGCTTCCTGGACATCCTGTCCCGGGCCCGCAGCATCGGCGACGTGCTGGCCGTGCAGCAGCGGGTGGACGACGTGACCGGCAAGATCGACCAACTCGAGGGTCAGCGCCGGGTGCTCGCCGACCAGAGTGAGCTGGCGACCCTGGAGGTGTCGGTCACCGAGGCCGACGACCCGCTCGTCAAAGGTGCCCAGCCCGACACCGGGCTGTCCAAGGCCTTTGCCGACGCATGGCACGGTTTCACCACCGGGGTGGAGGCACTGATCCGGCTCAGCGGCCGTGCCATCCTGCTCGTGCTGTGCCTGGCCGTGGCCGTGGTGGCCGTCCGGCTCGGCTGGCGGATCTGGAGGAGGCGTCTGGTCTGA
- a CDS encoding TetR/AcrR family transcriptional regulator, protein MPSQLAPRADRRHLRRAETIEQIVLVAVEVMAEQGVAGLSLGEVARRIGIRPPSLYVYFDSKHAVYDAVFTRGWRSVAAAMEQLGPPEEGTDLPAYALEMARTFVRWAVQNPVHSQLMGWRPVPGYEPSAEAYEPAVAVLERSLEVITQLQSLGLFHADVPTEELMRGWTVLISGVMTQQLANAPEQSFETGTYTSMLPQLVQMFLAHYAPDTHTPACGEGKP, encoded by the coding sequence ATGCCTTCGCAATTGGCTCCACGTGCCGACCGGCGGCACCTGCGCCGCGCGGAGACCATCGAGCAGATCGTCCTCGTCGCGGTCGAGGTGATGGCCGAGCAGGGCGTGGCGGGTCTGTCGCTGGGCGAGGTGGCTCGCCGCATCGGCATCCGGCCCCCGTCGCTCTATGTCTACTTCGATTCCAAGCATGCGGTGTACGACGCCGTGTTCACCCGTGGCTGGCGCAGCGTCGCGGCGGCGATGGAGCAGCTCGGGCCACCGGAGGAGGGCACGGACCTACCGGCATACGCCCTGGAGATGGCGCGGACCTTTGTCCGCTGGGCAGTGCAGAACCCGGTCCACTCCCAGCTCATGGGCTGGCGACCGGTCCCCGGCTACGAGCCGTCGGCCGAGGCGTACGAGCCCGCCGTCGCGGTGCTGGAGCGATCGCTCGAGGTCATCACGCAGCTGCAGTCGCTGGGCCTGTTCCACGCCGACGTCCCCACCGAGGAGCTCATGCGCGGCTGGACGGTGCTGATCAGCGGCGTGATGACCCAGCAGCTCGCGAACGCACCAGAACAGTCCTTCGAGACCGGCACCTACACCTCGATGCTGCCTCAACTGGTGCAGATGTTCCTGGCGCACTACGCGCCGGACACCCACACACCGGCCTGCGGGGAGGGGAAACCATGA
- a CDS encoding RNA polymerase sigma factor, which yields MTDDFDAWLARDYAIAYRTACLVLRDPHEAQDAVQEAFLRVWRFRSAIPAGEGRKPWLYRVVVNACLSRVRAQSVRVGKDDGPAGLAALPDTAPAPEQVAEQSQLAGDVLAALADLPEHLRVPLVLRFYAGLSEKEIATAIDRRPGTVKSRLYDARQRLALDPRLSAWVRDDELENV from the coding sequence GTGACCGACGATTTCGACGCGTGGCTCGCCCGCGACTACGCCATCGCCTACCGCACGGCGTGCCTGGTGCTGCGGGACCCGCACGAGGCGCAGGACGCCGTCCAAGAGGCCTTTCTGCGGGTCTGGCGCTTTCGCAGCGCCATCCCGGCCGGCGAGGGCCGCAAGCCCTGGCTGTACCGCGTCGTGGTGAACGCCTGTCTGAGTCGGGTGCGGGCGCAGTCGGTGCGGGTCGGCAAGGACGACGGGCCGGCGGGGCTGGCGGCGCTGCCGGACACCGCACCCGCTCCCGAGCAGGTCGCCGAGCAGTCGCAGCTGGCCGGCGACGTGCTGGCGGCACTGGCCGACCTCCCCGAGCACCTGCGGGTCCCGCTGGTGCTGCGCTTCTACGCCGGGCTGAGCGAGAAGGAGATCGCGACCGCGATCGACCGCCGTCCGGGCACCGTGAAGAGCCGCCTGTACGACGCCCGGCAGCGGCTCGCCCTCGACCCCCGCCTGTCGGCCTGGGTCCGCGACGACGAGCTGGAGAACGTGTGA